The Bubalus bubalis isolate 160015118507 breed Murrah chromosome 1, NDDB_SH_1, whole genome shotgun sequence genome includes a region encoding these proteins:
- the CLDN17 gene encoding claudin-17 translates to MAFYPLQIAGLVLGFFGMIGTLATTLLPQWRVSAFIGSNIIVFERVWEGLWMNCVRQAKDKLQCKVYDSLLALPPALEAARALMCVAVALSVIALLVGICSMKKIQCTGSNRRAKAYLVGISGVLFILTGIFVLIPVCWMANNIIRDFYNPAVHVGQKRELGASLFVGWATTAVLIIGGVLLCGFCCCNRNRPRHRYLAAGHRVPHARNPPRPVTVLSRTSTTYV, encoded by the coding sequence ATGGCATTTTATCCACTGCAAATCGCTGGACTGGTTCTTGGGTTCTTCGGCATGATCGGGACCCTTGCCACAACTCTTCTGCCTCAGTGGAGAGTATCGGCTTTTATTGGCAGCAACATTATTGTCTTCGAAAGGGTCTGGGAAGGCCTCTGGATGAACTGCGTCCGACAAGCCAAGGATAAGTTGCAGTGTAAGGTCTATGATTCTTTGCTggccctccctcctgccctaGAGGCGGCCCGGGCCCTCATGTGTGTGGCTGTAGCCTTATCTGTGATTGCTCTGCTTGTTGGTATCTGTAGCATGAAGAAGATTCAGTGCACAGGCTCTAACCGGAGGGCAAAAGCATACCTCGTGGGAATTTCCGGAGTCCTCTTTATCCTGACTGGCATCTTCGTTCTGATTCCGGTGTGCTGGATGGCCAATAACATCATCAGGGATTTCTACAACCCAGCGGTCCACGTAGGTCAGAAACGAGAACTGGGAGCTTCACTCTTCGTCGGCTGGGCCACTACCGCGGTCCTCATCATCGGAGGGGTTCTGCTCTGTGGGTTCTGCTGTTGCAACCGAAACAGGCCAAGGCACAGATATTTAGCCGCTGGGCATCGTGTGCCACACGCACGTAATCCACCACGGCCAGTGACGGTGCTCAGTAGGACTTCCACCACTTACGTCTAA